A window of the Lactuca sativa cultivar Salinas chromosome 5, Lsat_Salinas_v11, whole genome shotgun sequence genome harbors these coding sequences:
- the LOC111892589 gene encoding uncharacterized protein LOC111892589 produces MFVAVAMDGNNNTTPIAFGIRVANNVNSCNCFLMRLKDAIREGREVAFINNMDDTISSFVGQVFPEAYHGYSSKSVLIYCRLRIGQITNLDYLFFRACKAYTTQDFEKSFSKLSHAAREVLANIGKTKWAQAYFPNIRWNVLNINIPEFLLVLSVSQRNVPIITLIDAIVQYIQQTFAERNVVGGMLNTVFTPYTEMVLHRKMQKSLRWKATKIPPKIPSPSPYNIFHVFYLQRTCVVDLNRHTCSCGKWHSLGISCGHAIAASHYTKNTESTDMVQIYYLADVFRTTYQTRNVNVIPLASEWEILEPLMVVLIPM; encoded by the exons ATGTTCGTAGCAGTTGCTATGGATGGAAACAACAACACTACGCCAATAGCATTTGGTATCAGGGTGGCAAATAATGTTAACTCCTGCAATTGCTTCCTTATGAGGTTGAAGGATGCTATCAGAGAGGGTAGGGAAGTTGCGTTCATAAACAATATGGACGATACCATTTCTTCTTTTGTGGGTCAGGTATTCCCTGAGGCTTATCATGGTTATTCGTCTAAGAGTGTTTTGATTTACTGTCGCTTAAGAATTGGTCAAATCACAAATTTAGACTACTTGTTCTTCCGTGCATGCAAAGCATATACCACACAagattttgaaaaatcattttctaAGTTAAGTCATGCTGCACGTGAGGTTCTTGCCAACATCGGAAAAACAAAATGGGCACAGGCCTATTTCCCGAATATACGTTGGAATGTACTAAACATTAATATTCCAGAATTCCTATTGGTGTTATCAGTTAGTCAACGGAACGTACCAATAATAACGCTAATTGATGCAATTGTTCAGTACATCCAACAGACGTTTGCAGAACGCAATGTCGTGGGAG GGATGTTGAACACCGTTTTCACCCCTTACACAGAGATGGTCCTTCACAGGAAGATGCAAAAGTCTCTACGATGGAAAGCAACTAAAATTCCACCTAAGATCCCATCTCCGTCCCCCTATAATATTTTCcatgtattttatctacaaagaACGTGTGTTGTAGATCTTAATCGACACACATGTTCTTGTGGGAAATGGCATAGTCTAGGTATATCATGTGGTCATGCTATTGCTGCATCACATTATACAAAAAACACGGAATCAACTGATATGGTTCAAATATATTATCTTGCTGATGTGTTTCGAACTACATACCAGACTAGAAATGTGAACGTTATTCCTCTTGCATCAGAATGGGAAATACTAGAGCCGTTGATGGtcgttttaatccctatgtaa